A stretch of the Nicotiana tabacum cultivar K326 chromosome 6, ASM71507v2, whole genome shotgun sequence genome encodes the following:
- the LOC107776003 gene encoding uncharacterized protein LOC107776003 — MGCFVSTPQDTGGNRRRPGNIGDVSVFVPGLRIPKPVDFSLAFGDNLSKTLVERLSALRTRIVVMAGQEAPTITRTRRKTATQHGGSTLGDLLQALEDYLPVLLGLVKDGSPLQHKVQFIWVNQEDDAEETAMFSAWYEVLSILHLMATLSLSQANLLLLPRTSLDGYSPKVSEESRRSSVDVFLKAAGYLDCAVRNVLPQLPAEQRRNLPVDLAEGVLRALCLQALGQAVDIQLGLAIDSTKATLAVKRRLACEMVKYWQQAQDNIMNLPLSNGWGEKHRLFVKWKYIEAKASAYYYHGLILDEGNTEKSHGMAVAALQAADEYLKESKKACEGFNAAIPLSRNPPLWGTMKYLAEKIPKDTSSKVRINRDLYSYEKIMETAPTLPDFALALKPDEYQLPHVDASWDEETTGRGQFNANKLKG, encoded by the exons ATGGGATGCTTTGTTTCGACGCCGCAAGATACTGGTGGGAATAGAAGACGGCCGGGAAACATTGGCGATGTGTCTGTATTTGTTCCTGGATTACGTATCCCTAAGCCGGTTGATTTCTCTCTTGCATTTGGTGATAACTTGTCGAAAACCCTGGTGGAGCGCCTTTCTGCTCTCAGAACCAGAATAGTTGTTATGGCAGGGCAGGAAGCTCCCACAATTACAAGGACAAGAAGGAAAACTGCTACTCAGCATG GAGGTTCAACCCTTGGAGATCTTTTGCAGGCTCTCGAAGACTATTTGCCTGTTCTTTTGGGGCTAGTTAAAGATG GGAGTCCATTACAACATAAAGTGCAGTTTATTTGGGTCAATCAAGAGGATGATGCAGAG GAAACTGCAATGTTTAGTGCTTGGTATGAAGTACTGTCCATTTTGCACTTGATGGCAACACTGTCGCTATCGCAAGCTAACTTGCTGCTTCTTCCTAGAACATCTCTCGATGGTTATTCACCAAAGGTATCTGAAG AGAGCAGGCGATCTTCTGTTGATGTTTTTCTAAAGGCTGCTGGATATCTCGATTGTGCGGTTCGAAACGTTCTTCCCCAGTTGCCTGCTGAACAAAG GAGAAATTTGCCAGTTGACCTAGCTGAAGGAGTTCTGCGAGCATTGTGCCTCCAAGCATTAGGGCAG GCCGTTGATATTCAGCTTGGACTTGCAATTGACAGTACTAAAGCAACACTGGCTGTCAAAAGAAGGCTTGCATGCGAGATGGTAAAATACTGGCAGCAG GCTCAAGataacatcatgaaccttccatTATCAAATGGTTGGGGAGAAAAGCATAGGCTTTTCGTGAAGTGGAAATATATTGAAGCCAAG GCTTCAGCATACTATTATCATGGTCTAATCCTCGATGAAGGAAACACAGAAAAATCTCATGGAATGGCTGTAGCTGCCCTGCAAGCAGCAGATGAATATCTAAAAGAAAGTAAGAAGGCGTGCGAAGGTTTCAATGCAGCCATTCCTCTCTCCAG AAATCCTCCACTCTGGGGAACGATGAAGTATCTTGCAGAGAAAATTCCAAAGGACACTTCGAGCAAAGTGCGAATCAACAGGGACTTGTACTCTTATGAAAa GATCATGGAGACAGCCCCAACACTGCCAGATTTTGCATTGGCTCTCAAACCAGATGAATATCAGCTTCCTCATGTGGATGCATCGTGGGATGAGGAAACTACAGGCAGGGGACAGTTTAACGCAAACAAGCTCAAAGGGTGA
- the LOC107776004 gene encoding asparagine--tRNA ligase, chloroplastic/mitochondrial, whose protein sequence is MAGALSPATTLRLKPFCTVRFFTHYRKPIKLLTPNYYSSFPLKLRTISIPAPYRRRSFCSVVSAAISSGEAVEKPKFEQKDGVKTEQVREFKKRLSIVDIKGGPDEGLGRLGETLVVRGWVRTVRAQSSVTFIDVNDGSCLSNMQCVMGSDAEGYDQVDNGSISTGASVWIEGTVVGSQGSKQKIELKVQKLVVVGKSDPSFPIQKKRVSREFLRTKAHLRPRTNTFGAVSRVRNALAYATHKFFQENGFVWVSSPIITASDCEGAGEQFRVTTLIPTTKEGGDSPVNAIPTTESGSVDWSQDFFGKQAFLTVSGQLNGETYATALSDIYTFGPTFRAENSNTSRHLAEFWMIEPELAFADLDDDMACATAYLQYVVQYVLENCKEDMDFFNTWIEKGIINRLSDVVEKNFVQLTYTDAVELLLKAKKKFDFPVKWGCDLQSEHERYITEEAFGGCPIIIRDYPKDIKAFYMRQNDDGKTVAAMDMLVPRVGELIGGSQREERLEYLEERLDNLNLNKESFWWYLDLRRYGSVPHAGFGLGFERLVQFATGIDNIRDAIPFPRTPGSAEF, encoded by the exons ATGGCTGGTGCTCTGTCTCCAGCCACCACTCTCCGCCTTAAACCCTTCTGCACCGTACGGTTCTTCACTCATTATCGCAAACCCATTAAACTCTTAACCCCCAATTACTACTCATCCTTTCCTCTAAAGCTACGCACCATCTCAATTCCAGCACCCTACCGTCGACGGAGCTTTTGCTCTGTAGTCTCCGCCGCTATTTCCTCCGGAGAAGCAGTTGAAAAACCCAAATTTGAGCAAAAAGATGGTGTAAAAACTGAGCAAGTTAGGGAATTTAAAAAAAGGTTGAGTATTGTTGACATAAAAGGAGGGCCTGACGAAGGTTTGGGCCGCCTGGGGGAGACTTTGGTGGTTAGAGGTTGGGTTCGCACGGTTAGGGCTCAGAGCAGCGTTACGTTTATTGAT GTTAATGATGGTTCTTGTCTTTCAAATATGCAATGTGTTATGGGCTCTGATGCTGAGGGTTATGATCAG GTAGACAATGGCTCAATTTCAACTGGTGCATCAGTATGGATAGAAGGTACTGTGGTCGGCAGTCAAGGATCAAAGCAGAAAATAGAGTTGAAGGTTCAGAAGCTTGTAGTG GTTGGTAAAAGCGATCCTTCTTTCCCTATCCAGAAGAAAAGGGTCAGCAGAGAATTTTTGAGGACGAAAGCTCACCTTCGCCCTCGAACTAATACCTTTGGTGCG GTTTCAAGGGTGAGAAATGCTCTGGCCTATGCTACACACAAGTTTTTCCAAGAAAATGGCTTTGTTTGGGTCTCGAGTCCAATAATCACTGCTTCTGACTGTGAAGGAGCTGGTGAGCAATTCCGTGTGACCACCTTG ATTCCGACCACCAAAGAAGGTGGAGATTCACCAGTTAATGCTATCCCTACTACTGAATCTGGTTCTGTCGACTGGTCGCAA GACTTCTTTGGGAAACAAGCATTTTTAACAGTGTCTGGGCAACTCAATGGTGAAACATATGCTACTGCTCTCTCCGAT ATCTATACTTTTGGCCCCACATTTAGAGCAGAAAATTCCAACACTTCCAGACACTTAGCAGAATTTTGG ATGATTGAACCAGAACTAGCTTTTGCGGACTTGGATGATGACATGGCCTGTGCTACTGCCTATCTCCAGTATGTA GTGCAATATGTGTTGGAGAATTGCAAAGAAGATATGGATTTTTTCAATACTTGGATTGAGAAAGGGATCATCAATAGACTAAGT GATGTTGTTGAAAAGAACTTTGTGCAGTTGACGTACACTGACGCTGTTGAGCTTCTattaaaagcaaaaaagaagttcGATTTCCCG GTGAAATGGGGATGTGATTTGCAAAGTGAGCATGAACGATATATCACCGAGGAGGCTTTTGGTGGATGCCCTATAATTATCAGAGACTATCCGAAG GACATCAAAGCATTTTACATGCGACAGAATGATGATGGAAAGACTGTTGCAGCCATGGATATGTTGGTACCTCGG GTCGGGGAACTTATTGGTGGAAGTCAAAGGGAAGAACGCCTTGAATACCTAGAAGAACGCTTGGATAACTTGAATCTCAACAAAGAAAGCTTTTGGTGGTATCTTGATCTGCGTCGTTATGGTTCAG TTCCTCATGCTGGATTTGGATTAGGCTTCGAAAGACTTGTGCAATTTGCGACTGGAATAGACAACATAAGAGATGCAATACCTTTTCCTCGGACACCCGGCTCTGCTGAATTTTGA
- the LOC107776005 gene encoding uncharacterized protein LOC107776005, whose product MESGEVVVEEAKRRCKALKHRISTLSTTTQSSWKTTLLRLINSELSFLNRVNSSPLKLSTNIGYLESVVHVFQHPLITSVSRVCKPISISSKVPQQSIYVDIICSFNGNPVWFIVSDRNPRYISWQDSEKTKNNKGLRNRIVHLMVAAEESCVTVRPCSIILFFSNGLQSCIIEKLKYEFGATTDLGFGFSDFDCEFYDDLEDGDWVSVLGKSFEKACVLEIKIGSFSPINKDGQILADQSGNLEKVHIKDVSYDVNLGESFIALVSALRSWSPFDVEEAELVNFDTTALVAIVSGISNGGIDRILATPESELRNRFKGNYEFMIGQVNSEMEKPIHKELMPVILQKRGIICESVCSEFQELVSMCGGPNEKSRAKHFLNHLRVVPDCPSERLMSLPTTRKLALKNKVVFGTGDYWHAPTITANMAFVRAVSQTGMSLFTIEHRPRALVGD is encoded by the exons ATGGAAAGCGGCGAAGTGGTAGTGGAAGAGGCCAAGAGGAGATGTAAGGCCCTCAAACATCGAATTTCAACCTTGTCAACTACTACTCAATCCTCATGGAAAACTACCCTTTTAAGGCTAATCAATTCTGAGCTATCTTTCCTCAACCGCGTTAACAGCTCACCTCTCAAACTCAGCACCAACATTGGATATCTCGAATCCGTCGTTCACGTTTTCCAACACCCACTAATAACATCCGTTTCACGAGTCTGCAAACCCATTTCGATTTCATCCAAAGTTCCACAGCAAAGCATTTACGTCGACATAATTTGTTCTTTTAATGGAAACCCAGTTTGGTTCATAGTATCCGACAGAAATCCCAGGTACATTTCTTGGCAAGATTCGGAGAAAACGAAGAATAACAAAGGGTTAAGAAACAGAATTGTTCACCTCATGGTTGCTGCCGAAGAGTCGTGCGTTACAGTGAGGCCTTGTTCTATTATACTTTTCTTCTCAAATGGGCTTCAAAGTTGCATTATTGAGAAGCTGAAATATGAATTTGGAGCTACTACTGATCTGGGGTTTGGATTTTCTGATTTTGATTGTGAGTTTTATGATGATTTAGAGGATGGGGATTGGGTAAGTGTACTAGGAAAGTCTTTTGAAAAGGCATGTGTTTTAGAAATAAAGATTGGTTCTTTTTCTCCTATTAATAAAGATGGACAAATATTAGCAGACCAATCTGGGAATTTAGAGAAGGTGCATATTAAGGATGTTAGCTATGACGTAAATTTGGGTGAATCTTTTATTGCTCTTGTGTCAGCATTGAGGAGTTGGTCCCCTTTTGATGTTGAAGAAGCTGAATTGGTTAATTTTGATACGACAGCACTGGTTGCTATAGTGTCCGGGATTAGTAATGGAGGTATTGATCGGATTCTTGCTACACCAGAGAGTGAGTTGAGGAATCGGTTCAAGGGCAATTATGAGTTCATGATTGGACAG GTGAATTCTGAAATGGAAAAGCCAATCCACAAGGAGCTGATGCCTGTAATATTGCAAAAGAGAGGCATAATTTGTGAAAGTGTTTGTTCAGAATTTCAGGAGCTTGTTTCAATGTGTGGTGGGCCTAATGAGAAGTCTAGAGCCAAGCACTTTCTGAATCATCTTAG GGTTGTACCAGATTGCCCGTCAGAACGGCTGATGAGCCTTCCAACAACCAGAAAACTGGCGTTAAAAAACAAGGTTGTTTTTGGGACCGGTGATTACTGGCATGCTCCTACTATAACTGCAAACATGGCATTTGTTAGAGCTGTTTCACAGACAGGAATGTCCCTGTTTACTATAGAGCATAGACCACGAGCCTTGGTTGGCGATTAG
- the LOC107776010 gene encoding NDR1/HIN1-like protein 6, producing the protein MTENQRIHPVVDMEAPPAPAPAPAPTRPLVPRVSFKSEKGDPSQLQQPITNQPFTRTVPVMYPRPHNKKRSCFCKCICWTISLIILLLIIIAAIGGILYLVFKPKIPQYSVDNLRISDLRLNFDMSLYARFNVRITAVNPNKKIGIYYEKGSRLSVWYKNTQLCQGSIPKFYQGHQNKTVLDVALTGQSQYGNTLMSAIQEAAQTGRIPLDLKIKVPVSVKLGKLKLRKVKILGDCLLIVDSLSANSLVRIKASTCKFGLKL; encoded by the coding sequence ATGACAGAAAATCAGAGGATACATCCAGTTGTGGACATGGAAGCACCaccagcaccagcaccagcaccagcaccaACACGTCCATTAGTGCCACGAGTCTCGTTTAAATCAGAAAAAGGCGATCCATCGCAGCTTCAACAGCCAATAACTAACCAGCCATTTACACGTACTGTTCCTGTAATGTATCCAAGACCACATAATAAGAAGAGAAGTTGCTTTTGCAAATGCATTTGCTGGACAATTAGCCTTATCATACTCCTACTTATCATTATTGCAGCAATTGGTGGCATTCTTTACCTTGTTTTCAAACCAAAGATACCTCAGTACTCTGTGGATAACCTCAGAATATCAGACTTAAGGCTCAATTTTGACATGAGCTTATATGCTAGATTTAATGTAAGAATCACCGCTGTCAATCCCAACAAGAAAATTGGTATCTACTATGAGAAAGGAAGTCGTTTGAGCGTGTGGTACAAGAATACACAGCTATGTCAAGGGTCTATTCCAAAGTTCTATCAAGGTCATCAGAATAAAACAGTACTCGATGTGGCCTTAACTGGGCAATCACAGTATGGTAATACATTGATGTCTGCAATTCAAGAGGCAGCACAAACTGGAAGAATACCATTAGATCTTAAGATTAAAGTTCCAGTTAGTGTTAAACTTGGGAAGCTTAAGTTAAGAAAGGTGAAGATATTGGGAGATTGCTTGCTGATTGTTGACAGCCTCTCTGCTAATAGTTTGGTCCGAATTAAGGCCAGTACTTGTAAGTTTGGATTGAAGCTCTAA
- the LOC107776006 gene encoding uncharacterized protein LOC107776006 produces MPRRRGKPRAKREVEKDANQEEHQVEKEDDIFKQEAERQSAAIRAIRDVEIEQLRTMMRLLRSNFSNEQLQLPVMQFFEENFPNLAIVRKEKHDQYEVQWKDDDGNLSMDQFDGRNLHTSLLHKLSTVYPDCSSAMPLFGGFEFSNKSVKTAFCGAENLQIKGFVLEEPSDTQMLELADTIQTPGAYSNRLSVGMTPKTLRLPKPGEMLLSVHGSPLGVYKEDNMEAIHESEDGGNDSA; encoded by the exons ATGCCAAGGCGGAGAGGAAAACCTCGCGCAAAAAGGGAGGTTGAAAAGGATGCTAATCAAGAGGAACATCAAGTGGAAAAGGAAGATGATATATTCAAGCAGGAAG CTGAACGTCAAAGTGCTGCTATCAGGGCTATTCGTGATGTGGAGATTGAACAGTTACGAACTATGATGCGATTGCTACGATCAAATTTTAGTAATGAACAACTTCAACTTCCAGTAATGCAATTTTTTGAGGAAAATTTTCCAAACCTGGCTATTGTAAGGAAGGAGAAACATGACCAATATGAAGTGCAATGGAAAGACGATGATGGTAATTTAAGCATGGACCAGTTTGATGGAAGGAATCTACATACTTCTCTTCTTCATAAACTGTCCACAGTGTATCCTGATTGCTCCAGTGCCATGCCATTATTTGGTGGATTTGAATTCTCAAATAAATCTG TTAAAACAGCCTTTTGTGGTGCCGAAAACCTGCAGATCAAGGGATTT GTCTTGGAAGAGCCATCTGATACCCAAATGCTTGAGCTGGCGGATACTATTCAGACACCTGGT GCATATAGTAACAGATTGTCTGTTGGGATGACTCCCAAAACTTTAAGGCTGCCTAAGCCTGGGGAAATGCTTCTATCTGTCCACGGCTCTCCTCTTGGTGTTTACAAAGAAGACAACATGGAAGCAATACATG AGTCGGAAGATGGAGGAAATGACTCTGCGTAA